A part of Bacillota bacterium LX-D genomic DNA contains:
- a CDS encoding alpha/beta hydrolase has protein sequence MAYYIQVEPNVRIFVEDLNPEGKKTILFLHGWPGSHKLFEYQFDQLPKMGYRCIGIDTRGFGNSDKPWGGYDYDRLSDDVRCVVEALKLKDFTLGGHSTGGAIAIRYMARHNGYGVSKLALFAAAAPSVIQRPYFPYGLPREAVNEIIQRTYNDRPKMLRDFGDMFFFQDITEPFSDWFFQLGLEASGWATASIATTWLGEERLFYDLEKIHVPTLILHGIHDKVCLFPLAEAQRQGIKNSKLVPFQYSGHGLFYDERDKFNEELTKFIQMRNIRYF, from the coding sequence ATGGCATACTATATTCAAGTAGAACCAAATGTAAGAATTTTTGTAGAGGATCTCAACCCAGAGGGCAAGAAGACAATCTTGTTTTTACACGGTTGGCCTGGAAGCCATAAGTTATTTGAATATCAATTTGACCAGCTTCCAAAGATGGGATATAGATGTATCGGAATAGATACTAGAGGATTCGGTAATTCAGATAAACCTTGGGGAGGCTACGATTACGATCGATTGTCGGACGATGTTCGATGTGTGGTTGAAGCACTCAAATTAAAAGATTTTACACTTGGAGGACATTCAACGGGTGGAGCAATTGCTATTAGATACATGGCTAGACACAATGGATATGGGGTATCGAAACTTGCTCTTTTTGCCGCTGCCGCCCCCAGTGTGATCCAGCGTCCATATTTTCCTTATGGATTACCTAGAGAGGCTGTAAATGAAATCATACAAAGAACATATAATGACAGGCCTAAAATGTTGAGGGATTTTGGAGATATGTTTTTCTTTCAGGATATAACTGAGCCGTTCTCAGATTGGTTCTTCCAACTGGGACTAGAGGCATCTGGTTGGGCCACAGCGTCAATTGCAACCACTTGGTTAGGTGAAGAAAGATTATTTTATGATCTTGAGAAAATACACGTTCCAACTTTAATTCTTCATGGTATCCATGACAAAGTCTGTCTCTTCCCATTGGCTGAAGCACAAAGACAAGGTATAAAAAATTCTAAACTCGTACCTTTTCAATACAGCGGTCACGGACTGTTCTATGACGAGCGTGACAAATTTAACGAGGAATTGACAAAATTTATTCAGATGCGAAATATACGGTATTTTTAG